gtaagttaaactcacaagtagttcaacttgcctgcgaatgaGCCTAAAGCTCTGTTGATGCgtgaatttaaattaaaaagaacTACCTAAAACTAAgcctaaatttaaattaatctaaacctaaatgaattaaatctaaACTTTTAATTATAAACCATATTCAATCAAACCtaattaaatgcaaaaaaactaccaccaaaaaccccaaaccAAATTGATGAACCACCCTACGAATCCACTATGTTTACCGATCAACATAATGAGCGATCGCAGAACGAGAGTACACCAAACAGTGATCGCACAATACAACCAAACGATCATGATATACGGGTAGGTAGAACCGTCAGCTGTGGAAGACGGAATGTGTGAAAATCAGCTGACAAAGGCAGTTGACAATAATACGTCGGTCGATCAAGTCAGTGCGTACCCCCGCTATAAGTCCGTACTCGTTAGTGATAATTTGATCATCATATTCGAGTTGTGAATTCTTCCCGCAAACAAACCCCGAGTGCAGTGAAATATAGCAAGTTTTCTAGCGAAGAAAGGACGATTTGACTTGCTAATTGTGGTGTAGTGTAAATTTACTATCCCTGTCCAAAAAGGGGGAAAAGTGCAGTGCGGCAAAAAGGACGTTTAGTGCCAAGAAGAAATCGGTTGTACAGGATATTGGAGGCAGATTGAATTGCTCAGCGACGATCTTTCTGGGCCGCCTACCACAGGCGGAAGCAAAACCTTCGAACGGGAACCCATCAAGTAAGTCGCCCCaacattggtccttcgagccggatacgGAGGAAACCCCAACCAGAAAGGATTGGTGCGGTGAGTACGCCATTACAAATTGCTGCTGACGCGACGCTACGGCAAAGATACTGCCCGTCCCAGCCCCGAAGGTGCCTACCGTTAAGGCCATTTTGGACGCTATCGCTGCAGTTCATTGCGAACTTTTGTCATCGCAGCTGATTTGCGCCAACTCGGAACaggattttttgataattttctgTTTGCGAGAAAAGTTGCATGTTTTTTTGCTGAGGTGGTGGAGAGTGGCAAATTCGCGTAGATTGGTACGCTCGCGTCGGGAAGGATAATTTCGTACGATTTGTGTATCATTCTCGGTCGTTCCGCGAAGAATTGGCATATCGCGACGGGAAGGATTTTTTCGTTCGAATTGTGCCATTTTCGATTCCGTGTCGTGTAGGAACGGTACCCGCGCCGGGAAGGAGTCCGATTTTTCGATTCGTAccgttttttttcgtttccgaTATTTGAAGTGGTGGTAGTGAAGACCAGTGAAGTGGTACAATAATGGCAACCAAGACAGAAAAGAAGCTGTCAGAGTACGTGATCCAGCGGAAAGGGATCCTTGTAGTGCAGAAGGCAGTGGAAAAGTTCGCGGAGAATTTCGATTGCGATCGGGATGCGTGCCAAATTCCAATTCGCCTCGATTCACTGGACCGGATCTACAAGGAGTACCTGGAGGTACAAGGACAGATCGAGTTGTACGATAAACCGGAAATGTTGGATACCCCCATCTGCAAGAGAGAATGGATTTCGAGACGCGTTATTGTACGGTCAAAGGATTTCTGCTGTCCAATCGTGCTGCGGACCTCAACCCAACCATGCTGAACAGCACAATGGCGGCACCTGTTCATGCTTCGTCCTCGTTCCATCTACGATTACCCAAGATCGATCTTCCCAAGTTTAACGGTGATTTTTCGCGTTGGCTCGCATTCCGTGACACGTATACGTCGATGATCCACAGCAATGCAGATATTCCGACGGTTGCGAAGCTGCAGTACTTGCTGCAGTCGCTGGAGGGAGAAGCCCGAAAACCATTCGAGTCCGTAGACATTGAAGCGGACAACTACGCATCGACTTGGGAAGCATTGCTAAAGCGGTACGACAACAAGCGGTTCCTGAAGCGTCAGCTCTTCCGTGCTCTGTACGACCTCCCACCGGTCAAGCGAGAGAACCCTCCAGAAATCCAAGGATTGGCTGACGATTTTCACCGGCATGTGCGGGCTTTGGCAAAGTTAGGCGAGCCAGTCCATTATTGGGACACCCCATTGGTCAACCTCCTTTCCTACAAGTTGGATCCAACTACACTACGTGCTTGGGAGGAAAAAACCAGCAATAACGACGACGTTACCTATGATATGCTGATCGAGTTCCTCTACCAGCGTGCCCGAATGCTGACGTCTGTCGTAACTGACCTACAATATTGGTCCCAACAACCGGTTATAGCCAAGGTGGCCGGTCCGATTCCAACCCCGAAGCCGTTCAAGGTGGCGTACAAGGCAGCTACCGTTGAACCGAACTACAGTGCTCCCTCGTGCCTCGCTTGTCCAGAGaagcatttcctcttccaatgcCCTGCATTTTCCGAGGTGTCCGTCCGCCAGCGCCGTGAGCTGGTTTCCCAAAAGCGCTTATGCTGGAATTGCTTCCGTACTGGACACCAAGCCCGGAACTGTACCTCCAAGTTCTCTTGCCGTTACTGTCACGAAAAAAACCACTCCCTGCTGCACGAGTCAGAATCGTCGAAGATGCTATCGACTCCTGTTAACGAGGAAAGTCAGCCGATTCCCTCGACGTCCGCCCACGCTGACCCTTCAAGCTCGGCGAAATCGAACAGCCAAGTAAGCTTATCGGTTCAGGCTCAGCATAGTACAGTTTTACTGGAAACTGTTTCCCTCTTCATCGTAGGTCAGAATGGCAAGAAGATCCCCGCACGCGCACTTCTAGATTCCGGATCCATGTGTAACttccagaagaatgaggaatcgaaacgtaactaatgaaagcgaagatttttcgaatcgctggatatttaattttgccaagaaagtttgtccagattctgctcctgcgcagaaaatcattcgcgatgctcccacaagtaacgattccatagattcgcctttgacaatgatggaattttcaattgcactcctctcatgcaacaataatgctccgggtccagacagaattaaattcaacttggtgaagaatctgcctgacctagcaaaaagacgcttgttgaatttattcaataagcttcttgagcagaacatagtcccgcacgactggagacaagtgagagttatcgccattccaaaaccgggaaaaccagcctccgaccataactcgtatcgaccgattgcaatgctatcctgcatcaggaaattgttggaaaaaattatcctacgacatctcgacaattgggttgaggcgaacggcttgctatcagatacccagtttggttttcggaggggaaagggaacgaatgattgtctggcgctactttcgtcagaaatccaactagcttacgcaaaaaaagaacaaatggcgtctgtgttcttagacataaaaggagcattcgactctgtttccattgatgttctctcagagaaactacatcaatgtggtctttcaccaatattaaataattatttatacaatttattgtcagaaaagcacatgcatttttcatatggcgatttggcaacattcagaataagttacatgggcctcccacaaggttcttgtttaagcacccttctctacaatttttacgtgaatgacattgataattgtattgtcagcccatgcactctaaggcaacttgcagatgatggcgtggtttctgtttcaggaccaaaagccataaatttacaacaaccactgcaagatagtttggataatttatcaagttgggctttgaagttaggcatcgatttctctacggagaaaacagagttggtagttttttcaaggaagcgtgatccagctcagcttcagcttcagttggttggtagaacgatagcccaagtcatgacctttaaatatctcggaatttggttcgattctaaaggtacatggggaggccacattaggtatctgataaagaagtgccaacaaaggataaattttctccgaacaataaccggatcttggtggggtgctcatcctagtgacgtgataagattgtatcaaaccacgatactttcagtaatggaatatgggtgcttctgtttccgttcagctgcaaacactcacattattaaattggaacgaatacagtatcgttgtttacgaattgccttaggttccatgcaatcgacacatacgatgagtcttgaagttctagcgggagttcttcccttaaaagatcgattctgggatctctcctctcgtttacttatacgatgtgaggttatgaatccattggtaattgaaaatttcgaaagacttgtcgagcttcaatcccaaaccagattcatgacagtgtacttcaatcacatgtcacaagaaataacgccttctagttatgttctgacatgtgttaatatactagatactcccgattccactttatttttcgacacgtccatgcaagaggaaattcgtggaatcccggatcaccagcgctctctggagatccctaaaatattcataagtaaataccaacacattgactgccataaaatgttctacactgatgggtcacgaatcaatgaggccactggcttcggtattttcaacaataacacctcgatctctttcaagcttgcagaacctgcctccgtttatacagccgaactagcagcagttcactatagtctggaaatcattgatactttacttccgagccattatttcatcctcacagatagcctcagcacaattaaggcactacgctcattaaagcttgatagTCACCTGCTTGCAAATTCCCTGAACCTTCATCGCACCAAGGTGGATATCGCAGTAGCTGGTATAGGAGAATCCACCAAGCAGATTAAGTGCCAATTAACTGCTATGATCGAGTCGAAGTCGACACCGTACTCCACCAAGCTTGAGTTCCTGATCCTCAAGAGACCGACGGTCAACCTTCCGACCGTTCCGATCGACATTTCCGCGTGGAATCTTCCCAAGTTGTCGTTGGCAGACCCCAGATTCCACATCCCATCCGACATTGACATGGTTGTCGGTGGTGAAGCGTATCATGAGCTGCATCCTGGCAGCAAGCGTTCCCTGGGAGAGGGACTACCGTTGCTAATAGAGACGGTGTTCGGATGGACTGTTTCCGGGAAGATATCCATCAATCATCCCACCATTCCCCGCATCTGCCATCTAACCACTGTCGATCGAAGCTTAGAACAAGCGTTGCAGAAGTTCTGGGAGCTAGAAGCTGTTGAGCCGTGTTCTGTGTATTCCGTAGAAGAAAAACAGTGTGAAGAACTTTACGCTACTACCACCACTCGCGATTCGTCCGGTCGTTATCTCGTTCGTTTGCCACTCACCCGTGATCCGCTAGTCAACCTCGGCGAATCCAGAGCCATCGCCGAACGTCGGTTTCTGAGCCTTGAGAAGCGACTAGAGCGGGATCCACCCACCAAGGATGCATACTGCAAGTTCATGGACGAATACGAACGAATGGCGCACATGAAGAAGCTCGTCGATCCAGTAGACGATGTGAACCCGCACTGCTACCTCCCGCACCATCCTGTGTTCAAGGAATCCAGCACAACCACGAAGGTCCGAGTTGTTTTCGACGCGTCGTGTAAAACATCGTCAGGATTTTCCGTCAACGATAAGCAGCTCGTTGGTCCTGTCGTCCAGGAGGACCTGTTGTCTATCGTCATGAGGTTCCGCACACACCCGATCGCCATCGTAGCCGACATCGAGAAGATGTACCGACAGATTCAGCTGCATCCCGAGGACCGACCGCTTCAACGCATTCTCTGGCGTTCCAACCGCGACGATCCGCTCATATCGTACGAGCTCCAAACCGTTACGTACGGTTTTGCATCCGCGCCATTCCTGGCAACTCGCACCCTCCTACAAGTTGCACAGGACGAAGGCGACAAGTACCCCGCCTCCGTAGATGCTGTGAAGCAGGATTTTTACGTCGATGACTTTTTATCGGGAGCTGACGATGTCCAATCCGCAATCCGCCATCGCCAAGAAGTTTCCGCCATGCTTACGTCAGCTGGCCTTCCGTTAAAGAAGTGGGCATCCAATTCCTCCGAAGTCCTTGCGCAAGTCCCGCAAGAAGATCTCGCTCTACTACCACTGCATGATCTCCAGGACGAACAATCCATATCCACCTTAGGACTCGTTTGGGAGCCGAAGTCCGATACGATGCGCTTCAAGGTCCAGTTGCCGTTACCAGCACCCGTCCTGACCAAAAGGAAGGTCATGTCCTACATTGCGCAGATCTTCGACCCACTAGGGCTAGTTGGCCCGACAATCACCGTAGCGAAGCTGTTCATGCAGCGCCTGTGGGCATTGAAGACCGACGCAGGAGATTCATACGAGTGGGATCGTCCGCTGCCTCCGCGTCTACAAGGCAAATGGAAGGAATTCCATGGTACGCTAGATACAATCTCCAAAATCCGCATTCCCAGATTCGTGTCGCAGATCAAGACCGAAACCATCCAGCTCCACTTTTTCTCCGATGCTTCAGAGAAGGCATATGGTGCATGCTGCTACGTCCGTTCTGAGTCAGCTGCAGGGATTCGTGTTCAGCTGCTAACGTCAAAATCCAAGGTCGCACCGTTAGCCACCTGCCAATCGATTGCGCGCCTAGAGTTGTGTGCCGCTGTGTTGTCGGTTAGCCTATATGAGAAGGTGATGAAGTCCCTTAAGACATCGTGCGAAGTGTTCTTCTGGGTTGATTCGACGATAGTCCTCTACTGGCTACAATCGTGCCCGTCGCGCTGGAAAACGTTCGTGGCAAACCGAGTGTCCACAGTCCAATCCTCTACCGCATCTTGTTCCTGGCAGCACGTTCCCGGAGAATCCAACCCAGCAGACCTTATATCACGAGGTGTCAATCCAACCGATATCGTGAACCTCGAGTTTTGGTGGATAGGACCGCAATGGTTAGGGGTTTTGCCACACCATTGGCCACGCACTGTGCTGCCAGCGTTCGATTTATCCACAATGCCAGAGAGCAAAAGCAATGTCGCCGTGATGTCGGTAACGGTAGCCGAACCATCGTTTTCCGCTCGACTGTTCAGTCGCTACTCCAGCTTTACAAAGCTACGACGTTCCATCGCGTATTGGATGCGATATTTCCGCTCTCTACGAGCTGCCGTGCAGAAAACCAAGCCAGAGCCGTTTGACTCGCTTTCAACGGCCGATCTACGCGAGGCTGATTTAGCCTTGTGTCGCGTAGCCCAACGGGAGATGTTCTCCAAGGAGCTCTCTAAAATAACCAGACGTGAACCCCTTCCCGCATCGTTAAAGTGGTTGAAACCGACGATGTATAAAGATGGCGTTATTCGAGTCGGTGGGAGACTCAAATACGCCGTAGTTTCGGAAGAAATGAAGCACCCGATAATGCTGCTTGCGAAGCATCCGCTGTCCGTGTTGTTGACCGAGTACTACCACAGCAATCTGCTACATGCAGGACCACAACTGACGCTAACTACACTGCGTCAGAAGTACTGGGTGATTAGAGGACGCGACCTCGTTCGCCGCACGTACCATCAGTGCCACACGTGTTTTCGCAGCAAGCCCCGTTTGATCCAGCAAACCGTAGCAGACCTGCCGTCCTCGCGAGTCTCGCCAACCAGACCGTTCTCCGTATGCGGTGTAGACTATTGTGGACCTGTCTACATTAAATCGCTGATACGCAACCGTGCACCTACGAAGGCATACATCGCGATCTTCGTGTGTTTCTCCACCCGCGCTGTCCACATCGAACTGGTCTCTGACCTATCCACGCCAGCCTTTCTGGCTGCCCTCCGCCGTTTCGTCGCCCGCAGAGGAAGAATGAGGGAGATCCATAGCGACAACGGCACCGCATTCAAGGGAGCGTCCAATGCACTCAACCGAATCCACCACATGCTAAAGTCCGATCAGGGTGGACGAAAGCAGATCCTCGACTGGTGTTCCGAGAATGAGATCATGTGGCGATTCATTCCACCTCGCGCTCCGCACTTCGGCGGTCTGTGGGAAGCAGCCGTCAAGTCAGCAAAGCACCATCTGCTTCGTGAGATCGGCAGTGTGAATGTCAGCTACGAGGACATGATAACCATACTCGCCCAGATCGAGATGTGTCTAAACTCCAGACCTCTCACTGCCATACCGTCCGATCCGTCAGACCTGGAAGCTCTGACCCCAGGCCATTTCCTGGTGGGAACCAGCCTACAAGCCGTTCCAGAGCCGTCACTTTGCGATGTACCCGACAATCGACTTTCACATTGGCAGCTCACCCAGAAGCGTGTCCAAAGGATTTGGGCAAGGTGGTATCCCGAGTACCTTCAGCAGCTGCAGTCACGAGCCACGAAGCAGTACCCCAAGGTCACCATTGAACCCGGACGAGTTGTGGTGATCAAGGACGAATGTCTGCCGCCAACTCAATGGCCACTCGGAAAAATCATCCAGGTACACCCGAACAAGGATGGAATTGTTCGCGTTGTCACCCTGAAAACCGCCACATCCGATTCAGTTGTCCGTCCAGTCGTGAAACTGGCCTTGCTTCCGACACCGGAAACGCAGTCCACAGCGTCTGATCCCAGTTCGGACGAAGAATAGAAGAAGTACAAGCAAGAAATGAATTTGAAGTATCCGTGCTACTTCAAGGTGGCCGGAATGTTGATGCgtgaatttaaattaaaaagaacTACCTAAAACTAAGCCCAAATTTAAATTAATCTAAacctaaatgaattaaatctaaACTTTTAATTATAAACCATATTCAATCAAACCtaattaaatgcaaaaaaactaccaccaaaaaccccaaaccAAATTGATGAACCACCCTACGAATCCACTATGTTTACCGATCAACATAATGAGCGATCGCAGAACGAGAGTACACCAAACAGTGATCGCACAATACAACCAAACGATCATGATATACGGGTAGGTAGAACCGTCAGCTGTGGAAGACGGAATGTGTGAAAATCAGCTGACAAAGGCAGTTGACAATAATACGTCGGTCGATCAAGTCAGTGCGTACCCCCGCTATAAGTCCGTACTCGTTAGTGATAATTTGATCATCATATTCGAGTTGTGAATTCTTCCCGCAAACAAACCCCGAGTGCAGTGAAATATAGCAAGTTTTCTAGCGAAGAAAGGACGATTTGACTTGCTAATTGTGGTGTAGTGTAAGTTTACTATCCCTGTCCAAAAAGGGGGAAAAGTGCAGTGCGGCAAAAAGGACGTTTAGTGCCAAGAAGAAATCGGTTGTACAGGATATTGGAGGCAGATTGAATTGCTCAGCGACGATTTTTCTGGGCCGCCTACCACAGGCGGAAGCAAAACCTTCGAACGGGAACCCATCAAGTAAGTCGCCCCaacaagctctttaccacattggataagaaactttagtatgtctctgagtttcagtcgtccaaacatggttttgtctaaataaggacggctgaagactcgaaatcgcaattgtgctaccgctggacagttgcatatcagatgatatgaggttccgtagtcggattcacaaagatcacatgaaaaagattcagcgcgctgaatagttgccatgtgataattgagtttgcagtggccggttaaagctcTGGTCAGCATACCGCAGtgaagcttcgaaaaatgtaagagatttttcgaaaccactgggcatggttgttctaaaaacgcctttgtttggcgacacgtttgtagatttctccaataattgcggtgctcggacgaagcacaggaccgtattttttcccttatccaacttttCGAAATTGACAGCGCgagctcaggaccaacgaagtcaatcgctgaacctgccctggccaattcgtcagcccattcatttccagtaataccgctatgtccgggcacccagacaaggtagatagtgttgacaatgcttagttcttcgatttggattcggcacgcgatcactagcttggatcgggatttgtctgagctaagggccttgattgcagcctgactatcggagcagaagcttataactctgccggacaaactcaaactcttcaattgcaacgattagctctctttatagtttataagttagtttataagatttgtttacctccttattcagaagacaagtaggtttaaaacatcctcctgaaaaaaatacttaactgcgaaagcatattataacttaatgataaataactgaatcatgtaaacaataggaatgaaaagtcaccacttgtggatGAATACCCAAtttactaaattagaaatgtaatgcaaacaaaacaatataatcaaatagaaaataatatatataaaaaatataatttagtgtacccgtaggtgcgagtgttcccTTTCCTTGGCGATTAActcgttcgactgatcctccacagtgagaacagTCGGTGTTTTGACTCCTTCTCGTTTAGCCGGGGAGCACTCTTTAGCGATTAGCTATCCCCTTATGGCGAATCAACACCGTACTTacgtgtgcccgaaccacgggccggcactttcgacggtataacttgccgtcgcacgcgcaCACTCTACCTCACTGGCACTAGTGGTGGGAAACTGTCCCAAAAAAGATCGAATATTTGGGCGTCTGTTCAttgccgtggttcgtcacttccTTCTCTCCTCGATGGCCCCCTTCCTCACTGgacccaaaacaaacaccaaaaaaCGCACCGCAGCATGGCTGTCATCGCTATACCCCAGCATAGTCAGACCACTTTTGCAGCGAAAGGAGAACGGtaacctaactaaaccctatgctatttatttacaaatacgcaacaaaaattactacccCTGTCTGGACTAATGACAACGTTCATGGACTattatttaaaagaaatttatatcaaaaacatgaacgagtATAATGAACAGCGgtgagttatgttgcaataacaatacactctacggagcgAGTACGCACATATAGGTATATTTTCACCCAGtgttaaattgttaccctgaggggttacaatctcgcccacaccgggtagaaaaaaattggaaacaatattttttctaacctaacacctaacaccgatacaataataataaacgaaatgaaataaataaataaatatacaagaaaactaactacacctaattatttcGTCCTCAATTTATCTATAAttcatgtcaaaaaaaaaactaatcgacCGGATTGGTGAAATGTTTGCCGTCTGATAATACTGGCAGCATACGCGGAGCGAGAGGCTGTCAGCCATTGTCACTATCCGgctatgggttgaaccctaaatccaatccgaaaACAAGATCGGTCACAACTCGAAattcccaaaattctgcaagtgacattg
The Topomyia yanbarensis strain Yona2022 unplaced genomic scaffold, ASM3024719v1 HiC_scaffold_147, whole genome shotgun sequence genome window above contains:
- the LOC131694774 gene encoding uncharacterized protein LOC131694774, which produces MAAPVHASSSFHLRLPKIDLPKFNGDFSRWLAFRDTYTSMIHSNADIPTVAKLQYLLQSLEGEARKPFESVDIEADNYASTWEALLKRYDNKRFLKRQLFRALYDLPPVKRENPPEIQGLADDFHRHVRALAKLGEPVHYWDTPLVNLLSYKLDPTTLRAWEEKTSNNDDVTYDMLIEFLYQRARMLTSVVTDLQYWSQQPVIAKVAGPIPTPKPFKVAYKAATVEPNYSAPSCLACPEKHFLFQCPAFSEVSVRQRRELVSQKRLCWNCFRTGHQARNCTSKFSCRYCHEKNHSLLHESESSKMLSTPVNEESQPIPSTSAHADPSSSAKSNSQLDSHLLANSLNLHRTKVDIAVAGIGESTKQIKCQLTAMIESKSTPYSTKLEFLILKRPTVNLPTVPIDISAWNLPKLSLADPRFHIPSDIDMVVGGEAYHELHPGSKRSLGEGLPLLIETVFGWTVSGKISINHPTIPRICHLTTVDRSLEQALQKFWELEAVEPCSVYSVEEKQCEELYATTTTRDSSGRYLVRLPLTRDPLVNLGESRAIAERRFLSLEKRLERDPPTKDAYCKFMDEYERMAHMKKLVDPVDDVNPHCYLPHHPVFKESSTTTKVRVVFDASCKTSSGFSVNDKQLVGPVVQEDLLSIVMRFRTHPIAIVADIEKMYRQIQLHPEDRPLQRILWRSNRDDPLISYELQTVTYGFASAPFLATRTLLQVAQDEGDKYPASVDAVKQDFYVDDFLSGADDVQSAIRHRQEVSAMLTSAGLPLKKWASNSSEVLAQVPQEDLALLPLHDLQDEQSISTLGLVWEPKSDTMRFKVQLPLPAPVLTKRKVMSYIAQIFDPLGLVGPTITVAKLFMQRLWALKTDAGDSYEWDRPLPPRLQGKWKEFHGTLDTISKIRIPRFVSQIKTETIQLHFFSDASEKAYGACCYVRSESAAGIRVQLLTSKSKVAPLATCQSIARLELCAAVLSVSLYEKVMKSLKTSCEVFFWVDSTIVLYWLQSCPSRWKTFVANRVSTVQSSTASCSWQHVPGESNPADLISRGVNPTDIVNLEFWWIGPQWLGVLPHHWPRTVLPAFDLSTMPESKSNVAVMSVTVAEPSFSARLFSRYSSFTKLRRSIAYWMRYFRSLRAAVQKTKPEPFDSLSTADLREADLALCRVAQREMFSKELSKITRREPLPASLKWLKPTMYKDGVIRVGGRLKYAVVSEEMKHPIMLLAKHPLSVLLTEYYHSNLLHAGPQLTLTTLRQKYWVIRGRDLVRRTYHQCHTCFRSKPRLIQQTVADLPSSRVSPTRPFSVCGVDYCGPVYIKSLIRNRAPTKAYIAIFVCFSTRAVHIELVSDLSTPAFLAALRRFVARRGRMREIHSDNGTAFKGASNALNRIHHMLKSDQGGRKQILDWCSENEIMWRFIPPRAPHFGGLWEAAVKSAKHHLLREIGSVNVSYEDMITILAQIEMCLNSRPLTAIPSDPSDLEALTPGHFLVGTSLQAVPEPSLCDVPDNRLSHWQLTQKRVQRIWARWYPEYLQQLQSRATKQYPKVTIEPGRVVVIKDECLPPTQWPLGKIIQVHPNKDGIVRVVTLKTATSDSVVRPVVKLALLPTPETQSTASDPSSDEE